Below is a window of 'Nostoc azollae' 0708 DNA.
GGAAATTTATTACTAGGTCGCAGTTCTAAACGCAGTGTACCAAAATTAGGTTTAGAAACATTAGCTTGTAAAGACCTGCCTGTATCATCCCAAAACAGGAGAGACAAATTTGGTTCTGTAGCGCTTTGTTGATCTAAAATATATTTCTTTCCTGGTTCTACAGAAATACGGCGCATTTCTGGTAATTCCTCCAGTTTCAATACTCTAGGTGTACGGTTTACAATCTGCACACGAATATATTGCCCAGGTTTAAACTGAAGTGGACGCGCACCACAATGAGAAGCACAGGTTTCGGCTAATGTGACAGGAGAATTATTAGTTGGTGTTAACAATAAAGCAGTAGTAATTAATGTTGCTGAAATTAACTTGAACATAAGACACTCCTCAAATAATTAGGCAAATTAGATTTTTGTGATTTATCTAATAACTAACAACTGAGGTAAGAATTCAGGAGTTAGGATTCAGGAGTCAGAATATTTGAGAAATTTGTTAATTATCAAATAGGTATTTTTGACGTTAGCCTGAAAAAGCTCACTGCTGATGGCTGTTCGCGTAGGGTCCCGTTACGCATTAGCTGAATACTTACCAACGGAGAGTAAGGATTTAGAAATCCTAAACCCCTAAAACTGACTTTACAAATAAAATCTGACAGTGGTTATAACTCGACTTTTCTTAGCTTTTAAAGCATTCTTTAAAAATAAAGTCGTTTGGTTATGTAGAATCCCATCCCACCAATTGCGTGTTACAAAAGCTGGAATGATGATAGTTGTGAAAACATCTGGATGATGCTCTTCAAATTGGCTAACAAAATTAACAATTGGTTCAATTACAGAACGATAAGGAGAGCCAATAATTTCCAAAGGAATATCTGATTCGAGATGTCGCCATTTTTTTTGCAGTTTTTCTCGGTCTGTTGTACCCATATCTACGTGAACGGCTACAATTTCGTCCGCAATTGTCCGTGCATAATCTAAAGCTTCTACTGTTCCTCTGTTCAGTTGTCCGACTACAACGACAGCAGGATGAGTGATAAATTCAGGTTTCGGTCTAGGGATGTAACTTCGTGGTGCTATCCCCTGAATACTGAGACGTTGTGCTACATATTGATAGTGACGATGAATAAGGGCAAAAAGACTTACTAACAAAGGAATTGCTACTACTACTAACCAAGCACCTAATAAAAGCTTAGTATAAATAATTACTATTAATACCACAAAGGTGGTGATCGCCCCCAAAGCATTCATCAGCGCACTTGCATGCCAACTCCCAGTTTGTTCATTAAACCAGTGGCGTACCATTCCTGCTTGGGAAAGTGTAAAGGAAGTAAATACACCAACTGCATAGAGAGGAATAACTGCGTTAACTTGTCCTTTAAAGATAATTACTAAAATCCCCGCACAGACACTGAGGAGAACAATACCATTAGAGTAAACCAAGCGATCGCCCAATAGAGACAACTGGCGTGGTAAAAATCCATCTCGTGCCAAGAAGTAACAAAGCCTAGGGAAATCTCCATAGCTAGTATTAGCAGCTAACAGCAAAACCAACAAAGTCACAATTTGCACAAAATAGTAAAATGGCCCAGTCCCTAAAATTACTCTACCCAACAGAGAAACCACCGTTTGTCCCTCTTCGGGAACAATATGATAAGTGTTTGCTAAGTAACTGATACCCACAAACATCAGTCCCAAAATTACTCCCAAATATAACAAAGTTAGGCGAGCATTTTTCCATTCTGGAGGTTTAAAAGCTAACACCCCATCAGATATTGCTTCTACTCCCGTCAGTGCTGTACATCCAGCAGAAAAGGCTCGTAAAATGAGAAACAAACTCAATCCTTCAGTAACAGGAAGAGAGGGATATTCTGTAATAACTTGCCCAGTGCTATTTTTAAACAAACCAATGGCAATCAACAAGAAAATACTACCAATAAAGGCATAAGTAGGAATCATGAAGATTTGACCTGATTCCTTCACACCCCTGAGATTTGCCAGCATTAACAAAAAGATGAAAATCAAACACAGAAGAACTCCATGAGATTGCAATACAGGAATCGCTGATATCAAAGCTGCTGTACCCGCAGATATACTGACAGTTACAGTCAAAATATAGTCAATCATCAACGAACCACCAGCCACCAAACCTGGATACAAACCCAGATTTTCTCTAGCGACAATGTAAGAACCACCACCTTGAGGATAAGCGCGAATGGTTTGACGATAAGACAGCACAACTATTCCCAGTAGGAAAATAATTGCTATAGCGATCGGTAGAGACAAACCAAGCGCACTGGTCCCTGCTGCTACTAAAACCAGCAAAATCTCCTCAGTTGCATATGCAACTGAGGAAAGAGCATCAGAAGAAAGAACCGCTAAAGCAGCAGCATTACTCAATCGCTCTTCACTATGGGCGCTAGTTGGTAAGGATTTACCAAGGAAAAATTTCTTAATCTGAGGGTATAAGGACATAAAAAATCCACCTGACAAATGTTTTTATCCTACTTAAGTTAAAGATTAAATCAAAACCAGAGCTATGGAATATATTGACACTCTCAAGTTTAATTAGGCCCTGCTGATAGCGTAGCGTGCCATTAATCCCCAATCACTTTCCCAGATTTGAGACTATTCTTACCTCCTTCTAATTCTCCCTCCTGACTCCTGGTTAAAAGCTGTTGAATGGTGGCAGCCAATTGCTTGAGCATCACTGTTGGGAGCAACGCAGCTTTGTCAGGTGGCGCAAAAAGTCTGCGATCACTAAACCCAAAACAGGCATCGATAAAAATCATTTACCGTACAATTAATATATTACACCTCTATAGATAGATTAAATGAAATTACTTAAATAAATTTCTCATATGAGATGAGTTGAGACACACTGCTATTGCGGTCAAAAAAAAGGTAGGATTTCTAAAGAAAAGACAGGGAAAGCTTACCATTAATGACAAAAAATATATATTCAAGTCTTGAATTAAGCAAATGTTTGAAAAATTTTCAAGAGCAAGTTACGAAGCTTTTATACCAAGTCTAAATGAGTGTAGATAGAACTGTAGAATAAAGAACATGGAAGATAAAGAGTCATGAGGAAGCAATGGCACGCCCTTCCAATCTAGAAGTTCAAGAAAGTGCTGAGTATTTGTCAAAAAGCCTGAAAAATACGCGGACAGCATTAGACAAATAACGTTTATAAATGCTGTGGTGGATAAAAATAGAACAAGTAACCCAGCATCAAGAAGTGAGCCGAAGATTGGGCAGAGATGGGTCAACAATAACAGGATGGTTACAAAGGTATGGAAAAGGAGGACTATCTTCTCTTTGAGAGGTAAAAACTGCGCCTGGGGCAACTCCTTTAATACAAGGTGAAATGCTATCACAACTAATATCAAAGTTAGAATCCCCCCAAGGGTTTAGCAGTTATAGGCAAATTGTGGAATGGCTAGAGCAAGAATGGCACGTCCAAGTCAAATACAAGACAGTTTACAGTTTAGTGCCCTACAAACTAGGGGCAAAGTTGAAAGTACCTCGACCCATCAGCTCATCACAAGATGAGCAAGCTATAAACCTTTAAAAAAAAACATCCCCCTTGCCTTGGTAGCTTTAGAGAAACTATTGGGTGGGGGAAAACGACTGAGTTACCTGTGCCAGGACGAAACCAGATTAGGTTTGAAGACCGAAACTGGAGGAGTGAGTGATTACGGCTCGTGGTGTTAAACCTGTAGTGAGGGTGCAGTGGCCACGAAAAGCATTTTGGCTTTATGGAGTTGTTGAACCCACCTCTGGATGGCATTTTTGTCAGGAATATCCTCATCTAAACAGTGAGAATTTTCAGAAATTCTTGGATGTCCTATCTCAAGAATTAGGTTCTGATATGGCATTAATGCAGATGGATCAAGCTTCTGCACACCAAGCTTTGGCACTGTCTTGCCCTAAAAATATTATTCCCATTTTTCAACCATCTCACTCTCCTCAACTTAACCCCATGGAGCGATTATGGCAGTTTATTAAACGTCAGTTCAAAGGTAAAAGTTTATCACATCTCGACCAATGCGTCAAGGAGTTCAACATGAATTAGCTCAATTATCTTCTGAGGTCATCTCCTCTTTGACCAGTTATGATTTCATCCTTGAAGCTCTGTTTCACCAAGCTTTATTCTGTGCAGCCTCATAGAGAATTCGTATTAGAAAGTAATAACATTCCCGAATGTAATGGACAAACTTTTAAGGCCCATGAAGAAAAGATTAGAGAAGCTGCATTAATATGGATGAATGTATTGCTTCAGCAGTAGGAGAGCATTCTAAAACTATGGTTCAATAAAGAAATTATTTTTTACATGCCTATAATGAAAGGAAACAGTAAATTGCGGAAATTATGTTACATTTTCGTTGTCAATGGGTAGCTGGAAGTTGGCATAATTTCTGTAATTCCATTTTTACCTCTTATATCCATCTTTAAACTGTCTAATATTTTATACCTAGAACTCCCATTTAACAGAATTTTCTGTGCTAATCAATACCTGCTTATTTTCTTACTAACGTAAGCAGCTAACTCCTCTGATGATTGCCTATCATTTTTTCAAAACTCTGGGGAATCAAATTTTTCACCATAGATACTTAGTAGAAATTTAATAAGTAATTCAGCTTCAATTGAATTGTTAATTCGGGCAATTTTAGCCACTGGTGCAACTCCTGAAGATATTGGCCAGCTTATTACTGGTGTGAAGTAAAAGAAATCATGACAATGTATTAAGTTGTGTTCCTTAACTCAAGGTACAGGATTGGCGATCACTAACCTAGCAGCTAATTGACTGGTAACACTAGGAAGACTAGATGCCCAAATTTTGAACAAGCTCTTCAACTGATTGCATAGGAATATAGAGTTTCATCGGACTTTGCTTAAATTGCTGAAAGCTGTACTTTATAAAGCCGTACTTTATATAGAAATTTACAACCTGCTCATCTAAAGCTTCGGCTATCACAGCTAAAGAAGCAACCTGTGTAGAGGCATTGATCGCCCTTTTCAGCGTATCCAACAACATTAGCTCACCTTTGTCTATTATCAACGGGAAGGCAACCTAATAGCATAGCTGGTAGATAAGGATAACGAGGCAATCGTTTTGCAAAAGCCTCATCCAGAACTGTAATATCAATAGTATATGGAGAAGTATATGGAGAGAGCGTGTAGTAAGCTAAAACACGAGAATCAGGCTCATCAATCAAAACAAACACAGTTGAAACTCTTTTTTTGATATGCTGAGATACTTGTTTACATAGATAATTATCTAAACTATCTTCCCCACAGCAAAATTCAGTGCGGATATGCCTACGAGTATCTAGAGGCTAGATCTTAAGAACCATTACACCGACATTACTTGCTTATTATAGTAGTGTAGCAGCCTTCAGGGCATCATTCAGCTTGGGAGGATTGGTTAGAGCATCAACAAAAGCTTCAGCATCTTTAATACTTAGCTTGAGAGTTTGGTGTCGTTCGATGACTCGCAAAGCCTCTGATTGAACACTGGCAATCACAAAATCAGTTAGGGTGCGTCTTTCTAGATCGGCTGCTTTCTGGAACAGAGCTTTAGTTTCTGAACTAATACGACCTTCAAGTCTCGCTATCAGTTTTGGATTAGGTCCAATATTTATATCCATTAATTAGTTTTAGATCAAGTCTTAAATACAATTATATACGGCAAATTGCCGTGCGTCAAACCTTGCCATTGCCGAAAGTGAGAGACTAACTAAAGCTACAAGATGAGCGATTAATTATTTATTGAATCGAAAAACAGGAGAAGGAATCGCCGTATTTTTTGTATTCCTAAAGACTTGATTTCCTGTAGATTTATGTGATAACCTACATTTACATATAA
It encodes the following:
- a CDS encoding APC family permease; this translates as MSLYPQIKKFFLGKSLPTSAHSEERLSNAAALAVLSSDALSSVAYATEEILLVLVAAGTSALGLSLPIAIAIIFLLGIVVLSYRQTIRAYPQGGGSYIVARENLGLYPGLVAGGSLMIDYILTVTVSISAGTAALISAIPVLQSHGVLLCLIFIFLLMLANLRGVKESGQIFMIPTYAFIGSIFLLIAIGLFKNSTGQVITEYPSLPVTEGLSLFLILRAFSAGCTALTGVEAISDGVLAFKPPEWKNARLTLLYLGVILGLMFVGISYLANTYHIVPEEGQTVVSLLGRVILGTGPFYYFVQIVTLLVLLLAANTSYGDFPRLCYFLARDGFLPRQLSLLGDRLVYSNGIVLLSVCAGILVIIFKGQVNAVIPLYAVGVFTSFTLSQAGMVRHWFNEQTGSWHASALMNALGAITTFVVLIVIIYTKLLLGAWLVVVAIPLLVSLFALIHRHYQYVAQRLSIQGIAPRSYIPRPKPEFITHPAVVVVGQLNRGTVEALDYARTIADEIVAVHVDMGTTDREKLQKKWRHLESDIPLEIIGSPYRSVIEPIVNFVSQFEEHHPDVFTTIIIPAFVTRNWWDGILHNQTTLFLKNALKAKKSRVITTVRFYL
- a CDS encoding winged helix-turn-helix domain-containing protein; protein product: MLSQLISKLESPQGFSSYRQIVEWLEQEWHVQVKYKTVYSLVPYKLGAKLKVPRPISSSQDEQAINL
- a CDS encoding transposase, which translates into the protein MITARGVKPVVRVQWPRKAFWLYGVVEPTSGWHFCQEYPHLNSENFQKFLDVLSQELGSDMALMQMDQASAHQALALSCPKNIIPIFQPSHSPQLNPMERLWQFIKRQFKGKSLSHLDQCVKEFNMN
- a CDS encoding DUF1778 domain-containing protein, giving the protein MDINIGPNPKLIARLEGRISSETKALFQKAADLERRTLTDFVIASVQSEALRVIERHQTLKLSIKDAEAFVDALTNPPKLNDALKAATLL